The Lutra lutra chromosome 10, mLutLut1.2, whole genome shotgun sequence genome contains a region encoding:
- the LOC125079227 gene encoding olfactory receptor 52A5-like → MFNLNDTVFMPSVLTLIGIPGLESVQFWIGIPFCAMYITALFGNSLLLVIIRSEHSLHEPMYLFLAMLGATDIVLSTCILPKMLGIFWFHLPKIYFDACLFQMWLIHTFQSIESGILLAMALDHYVAICDPLRHATIFTHQLLTQIGVGVTLRAALLVAPCLILIKCRLKHYQTTVVSHSYCEHMAIVKLAAEDIQINKIYGLFVAFTILGFDIVFITLSYIQIFLTVFSLPQREARLKAFNTCIAHICVFLEFYLLAFFSFFTHRFGFHIPPYIHILLSNLYLLVPPLLNPIVYGVKTKQIRDRVFKIFYSKDPS, encoded by the coding sequence ATGTTCAATCTCAATGACACAGTCTTCATGCCCTCAGTGCTGACACTGATCGGGATCCCTGGATTGGAGTCTGTGCAGTTCTGGATTGGAATTCCTTTCTGTGCCATGTACATCACTGCTCTATTTGGAAATTCCCTGCTCCTGGTCATCATCAGATCTGAACACAGCCTCCATGAGCCCATGTATCTCTTCCTGGCAATGCTTGGAGCAACAGACATTGTTCTCAGTACCTGCATCCTACCCAAAATGCTAGGAATATTCTGGTTTCATCTGCCAAAAATATACTTCGATGCTTGTCTCTTTCAGATGTGGCTCATCCACACCTTCCAGTCCATTGAATCAGGAATTCTGTTAGCCATGGCCCTAGATCACTATGTGGCCATCTGTGATCCCCTGAGACATGCAACCATCTTTACCCACCAACTTCTCACTCAAATTGGGGTTGGAGTGACGCTCAGAGCAGCCCTCCTTGTAGCTCCGTGTCTCATCCTCATCAAATGTCGGCTGAAACACTACCAGACCACTGTGGTCTCCCATTCATACTGTGAGCACATGGCCATTGTGAAGTTGGCAGCAGAAGACATTCAAATCAACAAGATCTATGGTCTCTTTGTGGCTTTCACTATACTTGGATTTGACATAGTCTTCATCACACTCTCTTACATCCAAATATTTCTAACTGTCTTTAGTCTTCCTCAGAGGGAAGCTAGGCTCAAAGCCTTCAATACCTGCATTGCCcatatttgtgtcttcctcgagTTTTATCTActggctttcttctccttctttacaCACAGGTTTGGATTCCATATTCCACCCTACATTCATATTCTTCTGTCCAACCTTTATCTGCTTGTCCCTCCTTTGCTCAATCCTATTGTGTATGGGGTAAAGACCAAACAGATTCGAGATCGAGTGTTTAAGATTTTCTACTCTAAAGATCCATCTTGA
- the LOC125080186 gene encoding putative olfactory receptor 52P1 has translation MADNATHHYISSFFLVGIPGLQAFHCWIGIPVFLLFALALLGNSVIIITIKLEPSLHQPMYFFLCMLAVNDMALASSTAPKMLGIFWFDAHRFDFSICLAQMYFIHTFCIVESALLVAMAFDRYVAICIPLRYTTILTTPMIIKMGLAGMTRAAFMVLPCPLLIKRLPYYNKYVINHAYCEHMAVVKLASANTLINRAYGISVALSVMVLDLGLIATSYIKILQAVFQLSSQNARSKALGTCAAHVCTILVSYTPALFSFLTHRIGKKVPPSIHIIFASLYLLVPPTVNPLVYGVKTKQIRDRVVSLFFPNKKISEN, from the coding sequence ATGGCAGACAATGCTACACATCACTACATCTCATCTTTTTTCCTGGTTGGTATTCCTGGTTTGCAAGCTTTTCATTGCTGGATTGGCATCCCTGTCTTCCTCCTGTTTGCCCTGGCCCTACTGGGGAACAGCgtaatcatcatcaccatcaaacTAGAGCCAAGCCTCCACCAGcctatgtatttcttcctttgtatgCTGGCAGTGAATGACATGGCTCTTGCCTCTTCCACAGCCCCCAAGATGCTTGGTATCTTCTGGTTTGATGCTCACAGGTTTGATTTTAGTATCTGCCTAGCACAAATGTATTTTATCCACACATTCTGCATAGTGGAGTCAGCCCTCTTGGTTGCCATGGCGTTTGACCGCTATGTAGCTATTTGTATCCCATTGCGTTATACAACCATCCTAACAACACCAATGATCATTAAAATGGGTCTTGCTGGTATGACCCGAGCTGCCTTTATGGTTTTGCCCTGTCCTCTTCTTATTAAAAGGCTACCGTATTACAATAAATATGTTATCAACCATGCCTACTGTGAACACATGGCTGTGGTGAAGTTGGCCAGTGCCAACACCCTCATTAACAGAGCATATGGAATCTCTGTGGCCCTTTCAGTGATGGTGTTGGACCTAGGGCTCATAGCCACATCCTATATTAAAATCCTCCAGGCAGTCTTCCAGCTATCTTCCCAGAATGCCCGCTCGAAGGCACTGGGCACCTGTGCTGCTCATGTCTGCACAATACTTGTGTCCTACACACCTGCGCTGTTTAGTTTCCTAACTCACCGCATTGGCAAGAAGGTACCTCCAAGCATTCATATAATTTTTgcaagtttgtatcttttggtgCCTCCCACAGTCAATCCTCTGGTGTATGGTGTCAAGACCAAGCAGATTCGTGACCGAGTGGTTAGTCTCTTCTTTCCAAACAAGAAGatttctgaaaactaa